ATATGTTAAATTTCTCTCTTAATTTATGATTATCAACAAGTGTTCTTATTCTCTTATGATCCTTCAGCCTGACAAGATCAATTACCGTCGGATTTTCAAATGCCGAATATGTATGTATTGCCCATTTTGAATCAGGTGATATCTGGTAATAATGGGTTCCTGCCTCTTTTAGAGGGGTCAGCCGCTGCGCGTTTCCGGTTCCGTCCAGATTTGTTTTAAAAAGATATCTGTTAAAAGCATTATTCAAAGAAGCAGAAAAATAGAGCTGTCCGCCTTCAGGATCAACCTTCTCAACTCTGATTACATCATAATCTCCCTTTGTAACAAGATTCATCCTGCCTGTTGAAAGGGATACAATATATACGTGTCTCCACCCGTCTTTTTCGCTTACCCAGGTAAAACTCTTCCCATTGTCAAGCCATACAATATGTTCATTTACATCAACCCAGGCACTGTCCCTGTCAGTAATAATTGTTCTGATATCTCCGGTTTCTGCATCTCCCTCTGTTACCTGATTTTGATTCTGAAGTCTGTTTAATTTCTGGAACAGAATTTTGTGTGAATCCGGAATCCATTCCATCTTTGCTATGTAGAGGTTTCTGGGATATCCCTTAACCTTCATCCATACAACAGGGCCGCCATCAGATTGTACAACCCCGACTCTGCATGCAGAATTTGTTGTGCCTGCTTTCGGGTACTGTACCGGTATAATTTTTGAGTAGATTGAGTCCGTATTGTTTATCATGTAAAAAACACCTACACCGCTTGCATCAAACTGCCAGAAAGCAATGTACTTTCCGTCAGGGCTCCATCTGAACCCGTCTCTAAGGCCGAACTCCTCCTCATAAACCCAGTCTGAAGTTCCGTTAATAATTGTTTTTGATCCGTCAGATGTAAGCTGAGTAATTTTATGCGTAGTTAGATTTTCAACATAAATGTTGTTCTCTCTTACATAAGCTGTTCTGGCTCCGTCAGGAGAAAATTTTGCGAACATCAGGGTTGAAGGTTTTGCATGCTCCCCGCCCAGTTTAAACAATTCCTTTGTCTTTAAATTATAAACCCAATAGTCCCCTCTTGTATTTCTGCGCCATACTCTTTTTGTATTTGTAAAGATCAAAAGTTTTGATCCGTCCTTTGACCAGATGTAATTTGCAATTGTAAGAGGTTTGTCTTTATCTTTGGGGATAAGGTTTTTCGCAGAAACCATAACAGAACGTCTACCGCGCACAGAATAGAGCACAATATCTCTTCCGTGTTTTACATCTTTTGACTGTTCCAGAGTTGTATATCCTCCTCTGTGCATCAGCCATCTTGCAGGGCCGAACCAATCGCCGTTGAATTCTTTGGAATTGTAGATACGGTCAATTGTTAAAATACCGGGATCTGCTTGCTGTGCTGAAAGAGCAGCAGCAAGAAGAAGAGTCAGCAGAATAATAATCTTTTTTGCTTTCATAACAGGCCTCTTTAAAATTATTTACTGTTAAAGATATTGTATCCAAAAAATACAATAAAAGTTTGTAGGATTCAAGGAGAAAAATTTAAACTTTGCAGACTTTATAACTTTCAACTATATGAACTTTATAAACTACAAATATTTCGTCTCTGACGGGACTTGAGGGGATCATTCCCGTCCC
The window above is part of the bacterium genome. Proteins encoded here:
- a CDS encoding S9 family peptidase, which gives rise to MKAKKIIILLTLLLAAALSAQQADPGILTIDRIYNSKEFNGDWFGPARWLMHRGGYTTLEQSKDVKHGRDIVLYSVRGRRSVMVSAKNLIPKDKDKPLTIANYIWSKDGSKLLIFTNTKRVWRRNTRGDYWVYNLKTKELFKLGGEHAKPSTLMFAKFSPDGARTAYVRENNIYVENLTTHKITQLTSDGSKTIINGTSDWVYEEEFGLRDGFRWSPDGKYIAFWQFDASGVGVFYMINNTDSIYSKIIPVQYPKAGTTNSACRVGVVQSDGGPVVWMKVKGYPRNLYIAKMEWIPDSHKILFQKLNRLQNQNQVTEGDAETGDIRTIITDRDSAWVDVNEHIVWLDNGKSFTWVSEKDGWRHVYIVSLSTGRMNLVTKGDYDVIRVEKVDPEGGQLYFSASLNNAFNRYLFKTNLDGTGNAQRLTPLKEAGTHYYQISPDSKWAIHTYSAFENPTVIDLVRLKDHKRIRTLVDNHKLREKFNILKRRTVEFSSLKTDYGVKLDYWMMKPYNFNPVKKYPVLFYVYGEPAAQTVLNRWGGKSYLWYLMLTQQGYIVISVDNRGTPAPKGRSWRKCIYKRVGVIASKDQAAACRIVRSWSFVDSTRIGIWGWSGGGSMTLNMMFRYPGLYKAGMAVAPVANQKLYDTIYQERYMGLPQQNPEEYKMGSPITFAKNLKGDLLVVHGTGDDNVHYQNTEMLINELIKNNKQFSVMVYPNRSHGIYEGKNTTRHLRTLLTNYLNRHIFPGSVK